The following are from one region of the Juglans regia cultivar Chandler chromosome 10, Walnut 2.0, whole genome shotgun sequence genome:
- the LOC109021649 gene encoding zinc finger CCCH domain-containing protein 41-like, translated as MELKVSSPKPASLSPSDCVGDPEEKEVSDDDDDDRNHKHRRRETRSQSLERDALEHVITRPYRKYNKHFEYGHPFRENESPQNQKDLSSKFERRRPGLMARTSLDSNHRFRGNQMFSGAGPGRGRGRDSGSWNQRDSRFSSVDIASQLVHQGPIPPSLYNGMGLANVSNAQSASWNAFGLITGLPTGGLETLHSIGLQGTLRPPINSSMNIGIPHQRCRDFEERGFCLRGDMCPMEHGVNRIVIEDVQGLSQFNLPVSLPSVHLLGTPAGTGPLPSVSASSTTLMNSKGFHSKSSKPGLVEDGLGFNGAFSGSGCAGGADLYDPDQPLWNNNCTETSNGLHTLQSPKNNETDSVLNDDPSDRRNGRSCDSADNECLHKSPGTAVASQGTGLSVWGRIGSSKNRLDVKAKIDSMMSSSDYFENEANEDKGALASVQNTSRQGKQIIAEVMGSKAMALSPKTPSDSTRNMRKPSQKALRTLFVNGIPQKNNKREALLSHFQKFGEIVDIYIPANSERAFVQFSSREAAEAALQAPDAVMGNRFIKLWWANRDSIPDYGLSSGSSVSVTPRGATAASVPSYLSLASKGKDINQSAVSKSSVLHSSDASIPVSDHPKPVVSDGPKVPPLQKKLVSLEQLKEELRKKQELLDQKRNDFRRQLQKLEKQTTGLKGEVDSEQAAKRPKVEIVADIAKTATPRSTADPGSVLASPRAEMVGDRNKPADNVVPNSPKTSPIPVLQEPMSLKQPIRPVGPVGTPFLTNRYKLDNRPTAFRILPPLPAGLASDAVLKEHFSSYGDISNLELEDQQAGESEASKNCSGRITFTTRRSAERAFGEGKCWQGHTLEFMWLTSSNSAGGRENSPSIHKGHSDGQTPEKIEGITPEEVSASENGEPENSVRESGVEPGELGDDDSQPSASTKSSEKASPEGDVR; from the exons ATGGAGCTGAAAGTCTCATCTCCAAAGCCAGCAAGTCTTTCTCCGTCTGATTGTGTTGGTGATCCTGAGGAGAAGGAAGtcagtgatgatgatgatgatgatcgaaACCACAAGCATCGAAGGCGGGAGACCCGCTCTCAATCTTTGGAAAGAGATGCTCTGGAACATGTGATAACAAGGCCATATAGAAAATACAACAAACATTTCGAATATGGGCATCCTTTCAGGGAAAATGAATCTCCACAAAATCAGAAAGATCTATCTTCAAAGTTTGAAAGAAGACGCCCAGGCTTAATGGCACGCACATCTTTGGATTCAAATCATAGATTTCGGGGAAACCAAATGTTTTCTGGAGCTGGTCCTGGTAGGGGACGAGGCAGGGACTCTGGCTCTTGGAACCAACGTGATTCGAGGTTCAGTTCGGTTGATATTGCTTCTCAATTGGTTCACCAAGGGCCCATTCCTCCAAGCCTGTATAATGGAATGGGGTTGGCAAATGTTTCAAATGCACAGAGTGCATCCTGGAATGCATTTGGATTAATTACAGGACTACCAACTGGTGGTCTGGAAACACTCCATTCCATTGGTTTGCAAGGAACTCTCAGACCACCCATCAATTCTTCAATGAATATTGGCATTCCTCACCAACGCTGCAGGGACTTTGAGGAGCGTGGATTTTGTCTGAGAGGGGACATGTGCCCCATGGAGCATGGTGTTAATAGGATTGTCATTGAAGATGTTCAG GGTCTTTCACAGTTTAACCTTCCTGTTTCACTTCCAAGTGTGCACCTACTGGGAACACCTGCTGGAACTGGACCTTTACCATCAGTAAGTGCTTCTTCAACCACTTTGATGAACAGCAAAGGATTCCATAGCAAAAGTAGCAAGCCTGGATTGGTCGAGGATGGTTTGGGGTTTAATGGTGCATTTTCTGGTTCTGGTTGTGCGGGTGGAGCTGATTTGTATGATCCTGATCAACCCCTGTGGAATAACAATTGCACCGAAACATCAAATGGGCTGCATACTCTACAATCACCAAAGAATAATGAAACTGACTCTGTGTTGAATGATGATCCCTCCGATAGGCGCAATGGCAGGTCATGTGACAGTGCTGATAATGAGTGTCTTCATAAAAGCCCTGGAACTGCTGTTGCCTCACAGGGTACCGGTTTGTCTGTTTGGGGTAGAATCGGTAGTTCAAAGAACAGATTAGATGTAAAGGCAAAAATTGACTCTATGATGAGTTCCTCTGATTATTTTGAGAATGAAGCTAATGAAGATAAAGGGGCCTTGGCCAGTGTTCAAAACACTTCCCGCCAAGGAAAACAGATCATTGCGGAGGTTATGGGCTCAAAAGCTATGGCATTATCTCCAAAGACACCGAGTGATAGTACACGTAACATGCGGAAGCCTTCTCAAAAGGCACTGCGTACTCTATTTGTCAATGGCATTCCccagaaaaacaataaaagggAAGCTCTTCTTTCgcattttcaaaaatttggaGAAATTGTTGATATTTATATTCCAGCAAATAGTGAAAGAGCTTTTGTCCAATTCTCAAGTAGAGAAGCGGCAGAAGCTGCTCTTCAGGCACCTGATGCTGTAATGGGTAACCGCTTTATCAAGCTGTGGTGGGCTAATCGTGATAGCATTCCTGATTATGGCTTAAGCAGCGGCAGTAGTGTATCTGTAACTCCACGTGGTGCAACAGCTGCTTCAGTTCCATCTTATCTTTCCCTTGCTAGCAAAGGGAAAGATATTAATCAATCTGCTGTTTCAAAGAGTAGTGTTCTCCATAGTTCTGACGCCTCTATACCTGTCTCTGACCATCCTAAGCCTGTCGTCTCAGATGGTCCTAAGGTTCCACCTTTGCAAAAGAAGCTAGTGAGTTTAGAGCAGTTAAAAGAGGAGCTTCGCAAGAAACAAGAATTGCTGGACCAGAAGCGGAATGACTTTCGACGCCAGTTACAAAAACTTGAGAAACAA ACTACAGGACTTAAGGGCGAGGTAGATTCCGAACAAGCTGCCAAGAGACCTAAAGTGGAAATAGTGGCTGATATTGCTAAAACTGCTACTCCAAGGTCCACAGCTGATCCTGGTTCTGTGTTGGCATCTCCACGTGCTGAGATGGTGGGGGATCGGAACAAACCAGCTGATAATGTTGTGCCCAATAGTCCCAAAACAAGTCCAATCCCGGTACTGCAGGAACCTATGAGTTTAAAGCAGCCAATTCGTCCAGTTGGACCAGTAGGGACTCCTTTTCTAACAAACAGATATAAATTGGACAACCGTCCTACTGCATTTAGAATTCTTCCACCTTTGCCAGCCGGGCTTGCGAgt GATGCTGTTTTGAAGGAACACTTCTCATCATATGGCGATATTTCTAATTTGGAGCTAGAAGATCAGCAAGCTGGTGAGTCTGAGGCATCGAAAAATTGCTCGGGTCGTATAACTTTCACCACACGCCGATCAGCGGAGAGAGCATTTGGTGAAGGTAAATGCTGGCAAGGCCACACTTTAGAATTCATGTGGCTGACGTCTAGTAATTCTGCTGGGGGCAGAGAAAATTCTCCCTCCATTCATAAGGGGCATTCAGATGGTCAAACTCCGGAAAAAATAGAAGGTATCACTCCTGAGGAAGTTTCTGCATCAGAAAATGGAGAACCTGAAAATTCAGTTAGAGAAAGCGGTGTTGAGCCAGGGGAACTGGGTGACGATGATTCCCAGCCTAGTGCAAGCACAAAGTCCAGTGAGAAAGCGTCACCTGAAGGCGATGTCCGTTGA
- the LOC109021641 gene encoding LOB domain-containing protein 25-like: MASSSYSNSPCAACKFLRRKCMPDCIFAPYFPPEEPQKFANVHKIFGASNVSKLLNEVLPHQREDAVNSLAYEAEARIKDPVYGCVGAISVLQRHVLRLQKELEATNADLMRYACNENMPAPTSQFGRRMGHGAGSYGQSSGLYYSSPWNNNQPSCEDSQERGGEGNNMQG; this comes from the coding sequence ATGGCCTCCTCTAGCTACTCCAACTCTCCGTGTGCTGCCTGCAAGTTTTTAAGGAGAAAATGCATGCCAGATTGCATTTTTGCACCATATTTTCCGCCTGAAGAGCCACAAAAATTTGCAAATGTTCACAAGATATTTGGCGCAAGCAATGTGAGTAAGCTCCTCAACGAAGTCCTTCCCCATCAGAGAGAGGATGCAGTCAACTCTCTGGCCTATGAAGCCGAGGCAAGGATAAAAGACCCGGTCTATGGCTGTGTTGGAGCCATCTCAGTCCTCCAAAGGCATGTCCTTCGGCTCCAGAAGGAGTTGGAGGCCACAAATGCAGACTTGATGCGGTATGCCTGCAACGAGAATATGCCTGCACCAACATCCCAGTTTGGAAGAAGGATGGGTCATGGAGCTGGTTCTTATGGTCAAAGTTCTGGTTTGTATTATTCTTCTCCATGGAATAATAATCAACCCTCATGTGAGGATAGCcaagagagaggaggagaagggAATAATATGCAAGGTTAA
- the LOC109021655 gene encoding pescadillo homolog, with protein MAKHYRPPGKKKEGNAARYITRSQAVKHLQVTLPLFRRLCILKGVFPREPKKKVKGNHHTYYHVKDVAFLQHEPLLEIFRDKRAYEKKIKKAESKKNPDLANRLRTRIPTYTLDRIIRERYPKFVDALRDLDDCLTMVHLFAALPALEREKLEVDRIHNCRRLSHEWLAYISRVHKLRKVFISVKGIYYQAEVEGQKVTWLTPHALQQVLPEDDVDFNVMLTFLEVYETLLTFANYHLYHSINVKYPPILDPRLEALASDLYALSRYIDANSRTSVVDPQAPTMSGSEQVETQQKGTEPDESDLRLAQLQYQLPLNEPGVLMRLAEDVAGEDEEDEDTRECKKLFKSLKFFLSREVPRESLLFVIPAFGGVVSWEGEGAPFKEADQSITHQIVDRPSQGHKFLSREYVQPQWVYDCVNARIILPTENYLVGRVPPPHLSPFVDNEAEGYVPEYAETIKRLQAAARNEVLPLPGVGKEDLEDPQKLLVEGVIDRAAANEAAERKRKMTLEQNRYLDELKVEVDGLQSSSTGLDNKQTSKEMEAREESEPDIHRIVQDHANMSKVVMSRNKRKLYEAMEIGKKRKQAHVNLLKERKKKIETGQKFES; from the exons ATGGCAAAACACTACAGGCCTCCC ggaaagaaaaaggaaggaaacgCTGCTAGGTACATCACTAGGTCGCAGGCAGTTAAACATCTTCAAGTCACTCTTCCCCTTTTCAG GAGACTATGCATTCTCAAGGGTGTATTCCCTCGGGAGCCAAAGAAGAAGGTGAAAGGAAATCATCACACTTATTATCATGTGAAGGATGTTGCATTCCTGCAGCATGAGCCCTTACTCGAGATATTTAGAGATAAGAGGGCTTAtgagaagaagatcaagaaagcCGAATCAAAGAAGAACCCAGATCTTGCCAATCGTCTGCGAACCCGCATACCTACTTATACCCTAGATAGAATTATTCGGGAGAG GTACCCAAAGTTTGTTGACGCACTGAGAGATTTGGATGACTGTCTCACGATGGTGCATCTTTTTGCAGCATTACCTGCATTGGAGAGGGAGAAATTGGAAGTGGACCGTATTCATAATTGTCGAAG ATTGAGTCATGAATGGCTAGCATACATCTCTCGTGTTCATAAATTACGAAAAGTATTCATATCTGTGAAAGGCATATACTATCAG GCCGAGGTTGAAGGTCAAAAGGTCACATGGTTGACCCCTCATGCGCTGCAGCAAGTTTTGCCTGAGGATGATGTTGACTTCAATGTCATGCTAACTTTTCTGGAAGTTTATGAG ACTCTTCTCACCTTTGCTAATTATCACCTTTATCATTCAATAAATGTGAAGTATCCACCCATTCTTGATCCTCGACTGGAAGCCTTAGCATCAG ATCTCTATGCGTTGTCAAGATACATTGATGCGAACTCTAGGACTTCTGTGGTGGATCCTCAAGCTCCTACCATGTCAGGATCTGAGCAAGTTGAGACCCAACAGAAGGGGACAGAACCTGATGAGTCTGATCTAAGACTAGCTCAACTTCAATATCAACTTCCTTTGAATGAACCTGGTGTGCTGATGCGCCTTGCTGAAGATGTTGCTGGtgaggatgaagaagatgaagacacAAGGGAGTGTAAAAAACTCTTCAAGAGTCTGAAATTCTTCTTGAGTCGTGAG GTTCCCAGAGAGTCATTGCTTTTTGTCATTCCTGCTTTTGGTGGTGTCGTTTCCTGGGAGGGAGAGGGGGCTCCATTTAAGGAAGCTGATCAGAGCATTACTCATCAG ATTGTTGACCGGCCAAGTCAAGGTCATAAATTCCTCTCCAGAGAATATGTGCAGCCACAATGGGTGTATGATTGTGTAAATGCTCGCATAATTTTGCCAACTGAGAATTATTTGGTGGGAAG GGTTCCTCCACCGCACTTATCACCTTTTGTTGACAATGAGGCGGAAGGTTATGTTCCTGAGTATGCAGAGACCATAAAACGATTGCAGGCTGCTGCTAGAAACGAAGTCCTTCCATTACCGGGTGTGGGAAAAGAAGATTTGGAAGATCCTCAGAAGTTATTGGTTGAAGGTGTAATTGATCGGGCAGCAGCCAATGAAGCTGCTGAGAGAAAGCGCAAG ATGACTCTTGAGCAGAATCGTTATCTTGATGAATTGAAAGTGGAAGTTGATGGTCTCCAGTCTTCTTCAACTGGTCTGGACAATAAGCAGACTTCTAAAGAGATGGAGGCTAGGGAAGAATCCGAGCCTGATATACATAGGATTGTCCAGGATCATGCAAACATGTCAAAGGTTGTGATGTCACGTAATAAGAGGAAGCTTTATGAAGCCATGGAg ATTGGCAAAAAACGAAAGCAGGCTCATGTTAATCTTCTCAAGGaacggaagaaaaaaattgaaaccggtcagaaatttgagagttga
- the LOC118349580 gene encoding cyclin-dependent protein kinase inhibitor SMR6-like, whose translation MGVSKKPQAVDGGLVRASLKPISTKPGGKASQDDEEDACSTTPTAKEARIPEKLSCPPAPRKRRPSSRCHFDSVRVFFTPPDLETVFKLHVEKAN comes from the coding sequence ATGGGGGTCTCGAAGAAGCCGCAAGCAGTGGATGGAGGCCTAGTAAGAGCTTCGCTGAAGCCGATAAGCACGAAACCCGGAGGAAAAGCGAGCCAAGATGATGAAGAGGATGCTTGTTCCACAACCCCAACGGCAAAAGAAGCAAGAATACCAGAAAAGTTGTCATGCCCACCAGCCCCAAGGAAGCGCAGGCCTTCCTCAAGATGTCATTTTGACAGTGTCAGGGTGTTCTTCACTCCTCCTGATTTGGAGACAGTTTTCAAACTCCACGTCGAGAAAGCAAACTGA
- the LOC109021640 gene encoding F-box/LRR-repeat protein 3 — protein sequence MDDILCDELLEEIFQRLPSSPSSSLSVSLVSKRWLHLCRTSKTSLSLRLTPHNSTIPLFSSLLSHYPSLVSLSLFVPSEPTAPASTFSDHLLLIVSTYCSKLHNLRFLAGLVSLSSLSSLSSTCTRLTSLCINLSRPVFFSWVVNFPALKDLSVFVCPGEGLEQEIQFSWEHGMWQNEDFDTELGLESLHLSGIRADDWGLRWLWRSCKRLKKLQLRSCEGIGDGGSFSSFVRCLQGLQEVELRTCRSIVDGVLLKLADSCNSLSSLLVYDGGSREGLLRFISQSRCDLQKLDLRLPLDLNNDHLSAVAVNFRCLSSIRLQSCCLVTGEGLKALGVAMSSRLEELALINCDVVEREPGLLAALGQNLRQLRKLDLSYNETLLDKEFISMLVSCNDIIDLKLRGCKGLTNASMVSMFKSCKRLKDVDIMHCCGIGAEAVELFVLNSPQLRQIHIEESKLSDVARTWVSNKFIELVV from the coding sequence ATGGACGACATACTTTGTGACGAGCTTCTTGAAGAAATCTTTCAGAGACTTCCGTCATCACCCTCTTCATCACTTTCGGTCTCTTTGGTCTCCAAGCGGTGGCTTCATCTCTGCCGCACCTCCAAgacctccctctctctccgcCTTACCCCTCACAATTCCACTATCCCTTTATTTTCCTCCCTACTCTCCCACTACCCATCTCttgtctccctctctcttttcgtCCCCTCTGAACCCACAGCCCCAGCCTCCACTTTTTCTGATCATCTCCTCCTTATTGTCTCTACATATTGTTCCAAGCTTCATAATTTGAGGTTCTTGGCCGGTTTggtttctctttcctctctaaGTTCCCTCTCTTCGACCTGTACCCGCCTGACCTCTCTCTGTATCAATCTCTCTAGGCCTGTCTTTTTTAGTTGGGTTGTGAATTTTCCTGCTTTAAAGGATTTATCAGTCTTTGTATGCCCTGGGGAAGGCCTTGAACAAGAAATTCAGTTTTCTTGGGAACATGGAATGTGGCAAAATGAGGATTTTGATACAGAATTGGGCTTGGAGAGTCTTCATTTGTCTGGAATTCGAGCAGATGATTGGGGCCTGAGATGGCTATGGAGGAGCTGCAAAAGGCTGAAGAAATTGCAGCTACGGAGCTGTGAGGGTATTGGTGATGGAGGTTCTTTTTCGTCCTTTGTTAGGTGCTTGCAGGGTCTTCAAGAGGTGGAGCTCAGGACTTGTAGGAGTATAGTTGATGGGGTGCTGTTAAAATTGGCCGATAGTTGTAATTCTCTAAGTTCTCTATTGGTTTATGATGGCGGTAGCAGAGAGGGTCTGCTGAGGTTCATTAGCCAGAGCAGGTGCGATTTGCAAAAACTAGATCTCCGACTACCACTTGACCTTAATAACGATCACCTCTCGGCTGTTGCTGTGAATTTCCGGTGTCTTTCGAGTATTAGGCTTCAAAGTTGTTGTCTTGTCACTGGTGAAGGCCTTAAGGCTCTTGGGGTTGCCATGAGTTCTAGGCTTGAAGAATTGGCATTGATAAATTGTGATGTTGTGGAACGAGAACCGGGGTTGCTTGCCGCATTGGGGCAGAATTTGAGGCAATTGAGGAAATTGGACTTATCTTATAATGAAACGCTACTTGATAAGGAGTTTATTTCGATGTTAGTTTCGTGCAATGATATTATTGATTTGAAGTTGAGAGGGTGTAAAGGGCTTACCAATGCAAGCATGGTCTCTATGTTTAAGAGTTGCAAGCGCTTGAAAGATGTTGATATTATGCATTGTTGTGGAATTGGGGCCGAGGCAGTGGAGCTGTTTGTTCTAAATTCTCCGCAGTTGAGACAGATACACATTGAGGAAAGCAAGCTTTCCGATGTTGCAAGGACATGGGTATCAAATAAGTTTATTGAGTTGGTTGTTTAA